The genomic segment TATTACAACAATTACAACCTTTCTCAGCCTCGGTTCTTTTGCAAGACTTGTAGAAGGTATTGGACTCTTGGCGGTACCCTGAGGAATGTTCCTGTAGGAGGTGGTTGTCGCAAAGGAAAGCGAGCAAAAACATCATCTTCTAGTTCTGGCGAGAACTCGCGGTTGCAGCAACAGCTACCGCAACAACCACATCTTTTGCAGCATAATTTTGCAACCCCACAAAATATCCTAGCCACTAATAATTCAGGTAATCTTTCAAGTCCTGCGTTGAGGAACAAAGAATCAGGGAATTTGGTTTCACCTCCTCCTGGGATGTCTACAATGGGATCTTATTTTCCTGGTGGTGGATTCTTGACATCTTTAGAAGCAATTCAGTCATTGAATAACAACCAGCCACCAATACAGTCTTTCCCTCTTCAGCCTCTAAATCAACCTGTCAATCTTGGTGGTGTTTTAGGAGAGACTTCAAATTTGGGTCTTTTGCATGGTTTCAACGCCGTTCCTGCTTTTGGGTCCCAAAATCAACAGCAAAGCCAATTCTACCATGTGGGTTATAGAGATACTAGGAGTATTGAACATTCTTTTTACCCACATAATCAAGAGAGCTTGATTCAATCAAGCAGGCCTGCCACCTCTTCTCATCAGCAGCAAAATTGGCATCATGGTT from the Populus nigra chromosome 9, ddPopNigr1.1, whole genome shotgun sequence genome contains:
- the LOC133703101 gene encoding dof zinc finger protein DOF5.4-like produces the protein MQGGSEDVKPNQERRLKSTQGDDQQQHQPQQPQKCPRCESLNTKFCYYNNYNLSQPRFFCKTCRRYWTLGGTLRNVPVGGGCRKGKRAKTSSSSSGENSRLQQQLPQQPHLLQHNFATPQNILATNNSGNLSSPALRNKESGNLVSPPPGMSTMGSYFPGGGFLTSLEAIQSLNNNQPPIQSFPLQPLNQPVNLGGVLGETSNLGLLHGFNAVPAFGSQNQQQSQFYHVGYRDTRSIEHSFYPHNQESLIQSSRPATSSHQQQNWHHGFMSNSSPTVSDTALWSTSTSTTIGHTNSNINPTAGSSPLNPDQWKHDLPGYGPPS